attaaaggcatgcgccaccgccacctggcttaaATACAGCttttatttcaaataagttgATGCATTCTCTATACGTAAGTTCTTGTATTTATTACACAaaatacacagttaaaataaGCCATAGACTAGTTGAAAAGATTTGCCAGACCTTAAATGCCTAAAATCCATTTTAACTAAGgctaaaaaatggaaacaaaattgaCAAAGAACACAACTatctacacagaaaagaaaaggaatactGGGTATGTAATACACATTTGACAATGATGTTCCATCAGCAGAGCAATGGCCACCCACGAGGAATTACACaccacttcttacctctctgaagGACAATCTATAATTTGAAACCCcaggctgggcctggtggcacttgcctataatcccaggatgtGGTAAGCCAAGGCAAGGGGAtaaattggaagcttagctgagCTATAGAGCAAACACTCTATTTCAAAGTGTGAAAATTCCAAATTGTGAAAAGTCCACAATTTGGTGGTAAAGATGTGGACTAATGTAACATTCACGTATTGTTGGTTGGGGGTGTGAGTTATTGGGGAAAACTTAGAGGCGCTTGGCAACATTTCGTAAAGTTTAATATGCTGATATATGAAGTGACAATTCTACTCTCTATATACACCTGAAATAGCTCTTGCAAATGTACATAAAGAGAGGAACAAAAATACTACATACAGTAATGTTTTCAATAGTCAAAATCCTGAAATAAATTAAATGCCCACAGAACAGATGAATATACACCAGAAAGTTAATGTGTGAAATACTACTTAGTAGTTTAAAATGactcacactttaaaaaaatattcattttttcattattatgttttggttatattctttcttctcccccattCTTACCAGATCCTTATCATCTATTTACCTACCTAATTTCACATCCTCCctctcttgaaaaaacaaaatcaaaacaacaacaaaaaataaaaacaggcgAActaaggagggggaagaagaaaaaaagcaggaggagcaggagaaagaggagcaggaggaggagcaggagaagaaggaggagcaggaggaagaggaggagaaaagaaataccaaaacaaaacaaaaacacatggagtcaattttgtgttggccaattaCCCCTGGGAATGGGACTCGTCCTAGATTGTGGTTGATAGTctcagtgacactccattggagaaaactgattttccctttcacaGAAGGTATCTATTGCAAATAATGTACTTTATGTCCATACCCCACTTCTCGGTGCAACATGGTGATTAGGAGCAAGGACTCGGAAGTGGAATTGCCTGGGTCTGAATCCCTTCTCTAGCACTGTGATTTGGGACAAGTTATGCAGTCCTTGTGTCATAGTGCCCTCACCTGAGAAAGCCTTGTAAAAGGATCACAAGATTACATGTGGGCAAGCTTCCAGCTGAGTGCCAGGTAATACATGCTTACTATTATAATTACCCAACAGTGCAAACTAACACTGTATGTTGAGATTAAACTTTGCTAATCCAGATATCCATTCACTTACTCTGGGATACCTAATAAAATCCTATTACATGTGAGGCATTGGCTCTGACTGTTTGATGTGTAAAAACGGATGAAAGAGAACACTTTATCTCACAGAACTGATGTGCTACTAAAGTCGATAATCTACTTTacagtatatatgtattataaggTGGTGTTgatcattgtatatatgtattatacagtatatatgtattataaggTGGTGTTGATCATTGTAGGGAAAAGTCAGGCCGGATGCCTAGGATTGTTAATGCAGGTATGGGGGCTAAGGACAATGACACAACCCTTAGAAAGGGTGGCACTTACATGTAGTGCTGAAGAGCGGTGTAAGCCACCTGGATTGCTGGTCAAAAAGTAATATGTGACAAAGCatatactaaattaaaaaaataccttacttgtaaaaatttgaaaagataCAGTGCTTAAATTTTgtgattaaaatattatttaaaacattttggggTTGGCcagatggttcagcaggcaaagacatttgccaccaagctGGATGACTTAAACACACATGGGCCACACATggttaagaaagagaaaactgacagagTTGCTGTTTGTCTTCAACAGTGCACTCcctcatatatgcatacatacgtGCATACACTAAAGACAACatagtaaaacatttaaatgtctcCATTTTATAGCATCGTATTTATTGGAGACTTTATCTCATATGTGGTCTGattcaaaattctaaaaattattcagaaaagGCTTACCAGGTTCAATAAATCCAGCGAGACAAGTAAACATGCCTGGGGGAAATCGCTTTTGCCTGCCTAAAAGACATTTGGTTCCATCTGGATGGATAACCTGCATGATTACTACTGGATctgttgaaaaaataaaaacaaaaacaaaaacaaaaaaccagacacaCAAGTAACAGGAAATATAATTAGACTCATTATGCAATAATAATATTCAGGTATATCTCACAAGAAGACAATTCTTGTTTACATATGATACCTCCTTTCTGCTCTATGTTTGACAAATATCTGAGAAACTGCATAGAATACCTTTAGTAAGTGGAAGGAAGATGGGTTTTTGCCATCCTTACTTCCAATCTGAGCAATATTTACTCTGTACTTAGGGTACACTAGGCACAttgaaaaattcaaattttactaaaaaaaattacagtaaatTGCTTTTGCCCTTTCATACCAATCCtcaataaaatgcttttaaaagtgaGCATGGCTCCTTAGTTAGCTTTGACTCACTAAAATAACAACACTTAGGTAACAGTTAATCTTTCTAGCAGTCACTAACTTAAAACACCCTCCTCACTAGATCCTGAGGAGAGCCAGGAACTAAGTTCCTTAGCAAGGAAACAGACAGCCATGAAGTCGCCACTTCCGCCCTGAGACTCCATCAGGGACTGCCAAGTCAGTCTACTTCCCTTGTAATTTTAAGGGCTAGATTATGGAATTTCTCGAGCTAGAGCAGAAACACAGCAGCAATTAGGAGGAGTGTTATAACCACAAGACTGGGTAATGGCTCCAACAGGAACAGAGCACTGGAGACTTGATTATCCCTGCGTCAAGAGGAGTCGCGCTGACTAGCTTTGAAATGAAGCATCCCAACACAGCAAATTCACGAACTGATTAAAGTAAAGGTAAGACATGACTCATTGAGAACAATGCAGTCTTTTACTGAATAACCACGACATacattcaataaaaatgtaaacatttcagTTCCTTGAAAACTTTCTTTCCAGACTATCTTCTGACCCAAGATTCCAGGTAGCTGAGATTTCAttatcaaaaaccaaacaaccctaaccacccacccccccaaaaaaaacccaaaacaaaacataaaaaggcTTGGGGTTGTAGAGGCAACTCAACagtgaagagtgcttgctgctcttagaaCCAGAGTTCATAGCCtgccacccacactgggcaaTTCTCAATGAATTAAGACTTCAGCTCAATAGgatgacactctcttctggtctatagggcacctgcacacacatgttcatacctatatgcatgtacacacacacacacactttaaaaaaaaaaagaaaagccttacCAACTCTTGGATAAGATGTATTGTGGACGCCATGGAGACTAGGGCAGTTTTCTCTTAAACACACTCTTTTATAGCCACCTTCTTCGATTTTGGTTGCGCTGCCACAGGTTGGGCAGAACTTGTATCGACTATGCCAGGCAAGAACAGATCTCGCTTGAGCTACGACCCCTTTTGAAAAGAAGTATGGGAAGTTTTATTTCCATGCAAACTGGAGTAATATGTAGGTACAATGCTTTGAAAGCTACAGTAGGCACATACATTGTTTTCTGAATAGCTGCTTGACCAAtggcttttgtatttattttcatggtgtatcattattattaatttttatattttgtttttaaacactttattgtAATAATCTCACATATAAAATGATCACATAGCTAGGTTATGGTATCCATTCAAAAAAAGCTACTTTTGCTTTCAACTTAATTTTCAATATAACAAGTGAAAAATCTATGTTCATTACCACTATTCTaatctgctttctctttcctagGCCACTGCAGGAACTAATCCACTCTTAATAAGGCACCTCGTCTCCACTCTACCTATTTATCTAAAATTCATGCTTGAAGAAGTAGCTAGCATTAACCTTGTttttttataacacacacacaaatacacacataaaaatacatacatacacacacaatatgtgGGTGGGCAAAGGGAGGCACTATTCCTGTAGCAGCAATAAATGGGCATTTAGAATAAAACtctagttgtttttctttttcctttttcctttttttatatgATATTAAAAAGCccaccaacagaaaacaaaacagctgagGTCTTTGGCATCATGTTCAAAGTATTACAGGGGCTAAGAGGTTACACCGGATTAATTAAACGAAACCATCACACATGGAGGAAACTATCTTGGCTGACTAATGCCAAGTGTCTTGGAGTGCCAGCTTGAGGGAGTTCTCATGTTTACtgctcacaggcatgtgccacccagaccacacacacacacacacacacacacacacacacctcccctcccTACTCGCTTTAAAAACCAGACCGATACCAACAGAGAAACATTTCCTTTCCTCaccagcttctttttctttcaactgCAAAAGAGCTGGCATCGGAGGGTGAAGAAAATAACAATTTTCATGCCTTTGCTTAAACTCTTCGGCGGCAACAGGTTCTATACCGAGAGCAAACCAAGCCACCAAACCATCCTCGTCCTCCACCGGGACTCCTCCAGCATAATTGTGCGATCCCTTCCCCCGCATCTCAAGTTCTACTCCAAGGAACACCAAGGTGACCgtctcaggctgagccaagtaaTCCTTCACATCCGTGTAGTTCAGCTGGCAGAGCTTGACTTCCGGCTGCTCTGAGCTCTCTTTATTGCCACCCAGAGTGACCAGGGGGTTTAAGTCTGAGAAAAGGACATAGACTGTGGCCGGGTGGCTCTCCTTAGCCTGCAGCCAGTCAGAATTGTTTCTTTTGTCACTTTTCCGGTCCAGTAGTGTTCTGCTAAAATAATTTTCACATTCGTCTACTTCATTGGTTAGGAACCAAGGCTTCTTCCCACCTTTTGCATTAGCTAACATGTTAGCTATATGCTTATAACCCCAAAATACAGCGATATCCAGCGCAGTTTGCCTTGATTTATTGACAAGGGATCTGTCACAtctagacagaagaaagaaaaaaaatggaaaggaaaatcaAATGAGAAGTAAAGCTTTTCTCTTGTATTTTactaaaatacatatacatagcCCCACtattgaatgtgtgtatgtgcttttttttttttctccatcatttGGTTCATAGCTCACTACTGAAGCTTAAAAGAATCATGTAACAATTGTAAGAAATGAAAGGTTAATGGTTAATGATAGTAGAcatctaaataaaatgaaaacgtGTCTCTATATGCCATAAAGAAATGCAAACGTTCTACATAGTCCATGATAGCCATAATGAGACTCacactttgctttgtttttcgagacagggtttctctgtgtagctttgcacctttcctggaactcactctggcctcAAGACTCACACTTTTTATTTAGAAGAAAGGCATTAAACTCCCCATGGACATTCTTTTTGACAAAGTATGAAGGGTTAACTTATCAACTAAGGAAGTTATTTCTCAAATGTAGCTCAGAGCTAGAGAGCTTGCCTGATATAtatgaagacc
This genomic window from Peromyscus leucopus breed LL Stock chromosome 13, UCI_PerLeu_2.1, whole genome shotgun sequence contains:
- the Nudt12 gene encoding peroxisomal NADH pyrophosphatase NUDT12 isoform X2, encoding MSSITRNPKQEIISELHCSAAEGDVARLAGILSHSPSLLNSASENGWTALMYAARNGHPDIVQLLLEKGCDRSLVNKSRQTALDIAVFWGYKHIANMLANAKGGKKPWFLTNEVDECENYFSRTLLDRKSDKRNNSDWLQAKESHPATVYVLFSDLNPLVTLGGNKESSEQPEVKLCQLNYTDVKDYLAQPETVTLVFLGVELEMRGKGSHNYAGGVPVEDEDGLVAWFALGIEPVAAEEFKQRHENCYFLHPPMPALLQLKEKEAGVVAQARSVLAWHSRYKFCPTCGSATKIEEGGYKRVCLRENCPSLHGVHNTSYPRVDPVVIMQVIHPDGTKCLLGRQKRFPPGMFTCLAGFIEPGETIEDAVRREVEEESGVKVGHVQYVSCQPWPMPSSLMIGCLAVAVSTEIKVDKNEIEDARWFTREQVMDVLTKGKQQAFFVPPSRAIAHQLIKHWVRMNPNL
- the Nudt12 gene encoding peroxisomal NADH pyrophosphatase NUDT12 isoform X3, with the translated sequence MSSITRNPKQEIISELHCSAAEGDVARLAGILSHSPSLLNSASENGWTALMYAARNGHPDIVQLLLEKGCDRSLVNKSRQTALDIAVFWGYKHIANMLANAKGGKKPWFLTNEVDECENYFSRTLLDRKSDKRNNSDWLQAKESHPATVYVLFSDLNPLVTLGGNKESSEQPEVKLCQLNYTDVKDYLAQPETVTLVFLGVELEMRGKGSHNYAGGVPVEDEDGLVAWFALGIEPVAAEEFKQRHENCYFLHPPMPALLQLKEKEAGVVAQARSVLAWHSRYKFCPTCGSATKIEEGGYKRVCLRENCPSLHGVHNTSYPRVDPVVIMQVIHPDGTKCLLGRQKRFPPGMFTCLAGFIEPGETIEDAVRREVEEESGVKVGHVQYVSCQPWPMPSSLMIGCLAVAVSTEIKVDKNEIEDARWFTREQVMDVLTKGKQQAFFVPPSRAIAHQLIKHWIMLE
- the Nudt12 gene encoding peroxisomal NADH pyrophosphatase NUDT12 isoform X1 encodes the protein MSSITRNPKQEIISELHCSAAEGDVARLAGILSHSPSLLNSASENGWTALMYAARNGHPDIVQLLLEKGCDRSLVNKSRQTALDIAVFWGYKHIANMLANAKGGKKPWFLTNEVDECENYFSRTLLDRKSDKRNNSDWLQAKESHPATVYVLFSDLNPLVTLGGNKESSEQPEVKLCQLNYTDVKDYLAQPETVTLVFLGVELEMRGKGSHNYAGGVPVEDEDGLVAWFALGIEPVAAEEFKQRHENCYFLHPPMPALLQLKEKEAGVVAQARSVLAWHSRYKFCPTCGSATKIEEGGYKRVCLRENCPSLHGVHNTSYPRVDPVVIMQVIHPDGTKCLLGRQKRFPPGMFTCLAGFIEPGETIEDAVRREVEEESGVKVGHVQYVSCQPWPMPSSLMIGCLAVAVSTEIKVDKNEIEDARWFTREQVMDVLTKGKQQAFFVPPSRAIAHQLIKHWTDHVGMKCAPEMG